One window of the Trifolium pratense cultivar HEN17-A07 linkage group LG2, ARS_RC_1.1, whole genome shotgun sequence genome contains the following:
- the LOC123910630 gene encoding non-specific lipid transfer protein GPI-anchored 11-like gives MATKFSLILCIFAIWAIDFTNCASSSHNAPSPSVDCNSLVINMATCLSFVSNDSTISKPDEGCCDGLKTVLKTAPSCLCEAFKNSASFGVVLNVTKALTLPSVCKVTAPPLSNCGLSDVPAAAPGVSLSPGSSPSTVAPGVNTPTSTEPAAGPTGKSKSAASALLPISAGSLLVFFLSVFSGL, from the exons ATGGCAACAAAGTTTTCACTCATTCTCTGCATTTTTGCAATCTGGGCCATTGATTTTACAAACTGTGCTTCATCATCACACAATGCTCCATCACCCTCTGTTGATTGTAATTCCCTTGTTATCAACATGGCTACTTGTTTGTCATTTGTTTCAAACGACAGTACCATAAGCAAACCAGATGAAGGATGCTGTGATGGTTTGAAAACTGTTCTGAAAACTGCTCCTTCTTGTCTCTGTGAGGCTTTCAAAAACAGTGCTTCGTTTGGTGTTGTTTTGAATGTTACTAAGGCTTTGACTCTTCCTTCTGTTTGCAAAGTCACTGCTCCTCCTCTCTCTAATTGTGgat TGTCTGATGTCCCTGCTGCTGCTCCCG GTGTAAGCCTCTCCCCAGGATCTTCTCCATCTACTGTAGCACCAGGTGTGAACACTCCTACATCAACAGAACCGGCAGCCGGACCGACTGGCAAGAGCAAGAGCGCAGCATCAGCATTGCTACCTATTTCAGCTGGATCtcttcttgttttctttttatctgtATTCTCAGGTCTTTGA
- the LOC123910629 gene encoding uncharacterized protein LOC123910629, whose product MANPGPIVTEDKEERGVEDQEESGGDAPVIELVEVGGRLVEVAEGGGREVGSVTAGGEEGERGEVAEGGGGEVSEDKEERGVEDQEELGGDAPVIELVEVGDRLVEVAEGGGVGDSWWGRGRERGGGRGRRR is encoded by the exons ATGGCAAACCCAGGACCAATTGTAACTGAGGACAAAGAGGAGCGCGGCGTGGAGGATCAAG AAGAATCAGGTGGAGATGCTCCAGTCATTGAGTTGGTGGAAGTAGGTGGCCGACTCGTAGAGGTAGCGGAGGGAGGTGGAAGGGAGGTGGGGTCGGTGACAGCTGGTGGGGAAGAGGGAGAGAGAGGGGAGGTGGCCGAGGGAGGCGGAGGTGAGGTTTCTGAGGACAAAGAGGAGCGCGGCGTGGAGGATCAAG AAGAATTAGGTGGAGATGCTCCAGTCATTGAGTTGGTGGAAGTAGGTGACCGACTCGTAGAGGTAGCGGAGGGAGGTGGGGTCGGTGACAGCTGGTGGGGAAGAGGGAGAGAGAGGGGAGGTGGCCGAGGGAGGCGGAGGTGA
- the LOC123904590 gene encoding ras association domain-containing protein 8-like has protein sequence MIGGALGANIVEMPISCEDEDDVPLLPKFSLISSLGACSSKHDASVKKNTTVPAKRVLDNNNYSHSSVKKSKVEYYASSDLIKRPGKSTNDCFSLLMKDLELVENSYEECKMMTEGEEKRLQSIKRDIEECMKDFVVKEGQVYLMEELIEERKKEFKAKEIELHQVIDKDLGRKEEEVKALESEESQLVGRVEEFESIKKFEDQLKELVKEHEPKQKQCEDRVKELDSKQKQCDGRVVELVSKEKGYEGRLKELESREKKLGEQI, from the exons atGATTGGTGGTGCTttgggtgccaacatagttgagATGCCAA TTTCATGTGAAGATGAGGATGATGTTCCTTTGTTACCAAAGTTTTCCCTGATTTCGAGTTTGGGAGCATGTAGTAGTAAACATGATGCTTCTGTTAAGAAGAATACTACAGTTCCAGCTAAAAGGGTGTTAGATAACAACAATTACTCGCATAGTTCTGTTAAGAAATCCAAGGTGGAATACTATGCTTCGTCGGATTTAATTAAAAGGCCGGGTAAATCAACTAATGATTGTTTTTCCTTGCTGATGAAAGACCTTGAATTGGTAGAAAACTCATATGAGGAATGCAAAATGATGACAGAAGGAGAAGAGAAGAGATTGCAGTCCATAAAGAGAGATATTGAAGAATGTATGAAGGATTTTGTAGTGAAGGAAGGGCAGGTCTATTTGATGGAGGAATTGATTGAAGAGCGCAAGAAAGAGTTCAAGGCAAAAGAGATAGAACTCCATCAAGTCATTGATAAGGACCTTGGAAGGAAGGAAGAGGAAGTCAAGGCTCTTGAGTCAGAAGAGAGTCAACTTGTTGGCCGAGTGgaggaatttgaatcaataaaGAAGTTTGAAGACCAACTGAAAGAGCTGGTGAAGGAACATGAGCCGAAACAGAAGCAATGTGAAGACCGGGTTAAGGAACTTGATTCGAAACAGAAGCAATGTGATGGACGGGTGGTGGAGCTTGTGTCAAAGGAGAAGGGCTATGAAGGACGATTAAAGGAGTTGGAATCAAGGgagaagaagcttggagaacaaatatga